A stretch of the Candidatus Eisenbacteria bacterium genome encodes the following:
- a CDS encoding 3-isopropylmalate dehydratase, with protein MARGKVVRKLGDDISTDIIYPGRFMATVLPTETPQYAFADDADFNRKLKAKEAAPGSFIVTGKNFGCGSSREQAASCIKGYDLIVVARHFARIFLQNSINVGLRMVICPGIEAEEGHELEIEGDQVHNRTTGKSFAIEPLPKARQAIIDAGGLIPYARRLLLERSAR; from the coding sequence ATGGCAAGAGGAAAGGTTGTGAGGAAGCTTGGGGACGACATCTCGACCGACATCATCTATCCGGGCCGCTTCATGGCGACAGTCCTGCCCACGGAGACGCCGCAGTACGCCTTCGCCGACGATGCAGACTTCAACAGGAAGCTCAAGGCGAAGGAGGCCGCTCCCGGGAGCTTCATCGTCACGGGGAAGAACTTCGGCTGCGGCTCCTCGAGGGAACAGGCCGCATCTTGCATCAAGGGATATGACCTGATCGTCGTGGCGCGTCACTTCGCCCGGATCTTCCTCCAGAACTCGATCAATGTCGGACTCAGGATGGTCATCTGCCCGGGGATCGAGGCCGAGGAAGGGCACGAGCTGGAGATCGAGGGGGACCAGGTCCACAACCGTACGACCGGCAAGTCGTTCGCGATCGAGCCCCTGCCGAAGGCCCGCCAGGCGATCATCGACGCGGGCGGGCTGATCCCCTACGCGCGCCGCCTCCTGCTGGAGCGGAGCGCGCGCTAA
- a CDS encoding 3-isopropylmalate dehydratase large subunit, translating to MGMTYVQKVIARACGKDRVAVGDVLEPPVSLAMSHENGALVINQFMEIFQGTGREANVWDPGRIAIIFDHRVPAESSKTATNQKKIRDFVGKQGITKFHDIRGDVGGICHQILPENGYVRPGQVVVGTDSHTTTHGALGAFAFGIGATEMASVWALGNILNVEVPGTIKVVVDGALPKGVYPKDVILYLVGKLTAEGANFKVIEFHGEAVRKMPTSGRLVLCNMTVEAGATAGLVPPDAETQRYLREEAGVDDPLDIFGPDDDAVYDQILRIDAAGLEPQIACPHTVDNVKPIREVSGKKVHQIVVGSCTNGRLDDLDVAARILKGKRVAEGTRMIVFPASWRIYTDAMRLGYIQDIVEAGAVVCNPGCGPCLGVHQGALGDGETALATTNRNFKGRMGNPNSEVYLCSTAVAAASALTGVISDPRGVL from the coding sequence ATGGGCATGACCTACGTGCAGAAGGTGATCGCGCGGGCCTGCGGCAAGGATCGCGTGGCGGTGGGGGATGTGCTGGAGCCGCCCGTGAGCCTGGCGATGTCCCACGAAAACGGCGCCCTCGTGATCAATCAGTTCATGGAGATCTTCCAGGGGACGGGTCGGGAGGCGAACGTGTGGGATCCGGGCAGGATCGCGATCATCTTCGATCACCGCGTTCCCGCGGAGTCTTCCAAGACGGCGACCAACCAGAAGAAGATCCGCGACTTCGTGGGCAAGCAGGGAATCACGAAGTTCCATGACATCCGGGGCGACGTCGGGGGCATCTGCCACCAGATCCTCCCCGAGAACGGCTACGTGCGGCCGGGCCAGGTCGTGGTCGGTACCGACAGTCACACGACGACCCACGGGGCGCTCGGAGCCTTCGCTTTCGGCATCGGGGCAACCGAGATGGCCTCGGTCTGGGCCCTCGGCAACATCCTCAACGTGGAGGTGCCGGGGACGATCAAGGTGGTCGTGGACGGCGCGCTTCCGAAGGGGGTCTATCCGAAGGATGTCATCCTCTACCTCGTCGGGAAGCTCACGGCCGAGGGGGCGAACTTCAAGGTGATCGAGTTCCACGGAGAGGCCGTGCGCAAGATGCCCACATCGGGACGGCTGGTCCTCTGCAACATGACCGTCGAGGCGGGGGCGACGGCCGGCTTGGTGCCGCCCGACGCCGAGACCCAGCGCTACCTCCGCGAGGAGGCGGGCGTGGACGATCCGCTCGACATCTTCGGGCCGGACGATGACGCGGTCTACGATCAGATTCTCCGGATCGACGCCGCGGGCCTGGAGCCGCAAATCGCCTGTCCGCACACCGTCGACAACGTGAAGCCGATCCGGGAGGTGTCGGGCAAGAAGGTGCACCAGATCGTTGTCGGCTCGTGCACAAACGGGCGCCTGGACGATCTCGATGTGGCTGCCCGGATTCTCAAAGGCAAGAGGGTGGCCGAAGGGACACGCATGATCGTCTTCCCCGCGTCGTGGCGGATCTACACCGATGCGATGCGCCTCGGGTACATCCAGGACATCGTCGAGGCGGGCGCCGTGGTCTGCAATCCCGGTTGCGGTCCCTGCCTGGGAGTGCACCAGGGAGCGTTGGGGGACGGGGAGACAGCCCTTGCGACGACCAATCGGAACTTCAAGGGACGGATGGGCAATCCGAACTCCGAGGTCTACCTGTGTTCGACTGCGGTCGCGGCGGCCAGCGCGCTGACCGGCGTGATTTCCGACCCGAGAGGAGTGCTCTGA